The following is a genomic window from Verrucomicrobiota bacterium.
TCTGCGTTCATTTGCGTTCCTCTGCGGTTGAAATTCTCTGCCAAAATTCTTCCAGCTCATCCGGGCCGAAATCGGCGAGGACTTGGCCGTCCACTTCGAGGACGGGCGCGAGGTCCTGATCGGAGAGGCGGACCATTTCGTCCCAGGCGGCGTCGCTGGCCATCACGTCAATCGTTTCGTATTCGATCCCGCGCGTGTCGAG
Proteins encoded in this region:
- a CDS encoding glutaredoxin family protein encodes the protein MKIRLFIKPYCGWCHKAMRWLDTRGIEYETIDVMASDAAWDEMVRLSDQDLAPVLEVDGQVLADFGPDELEEFWQRISTAEERK